The DNA segment GACAAGAAGAAATTATTCACTCCCTGTTAAAGGGTAAGGATGTTCTTGCAATGCTTCCAACTGGTACGGGAAAGTCAATGTGTTATCAGCTTCCTGCTTTGATGTCAGATGGATTAACACTCGTCATTTCACCATTGTTATCTCTTATGCAGGACCAGGTTCAAGAGTTAAAAAGTAATGGAATTAAGCGGGTGGCCGCACTAAATAGTATGACTCAATCAGATGAACGAGATGAGATTTTCAATCAGCTTGATCGCTACCAATTGCTGTACTTGTCACCAGAAATGCTGCAATCAGATTGGGTTATTGCAAGGATTAATCGAGTGAAGGTTACATACATTGTTGTAGATGAAGCGCATTGTATTTCGCACTGGGGGAAATCATTCCGGACGGATTACCGAAAACTTGCACCTGTTCGTAAGAAATTAGGAAATCCGCCATGTCTGGCTATTACGGCAACAGCGACTAAATTAGTTCAAGTTGATATCATTCAACAATTGGAGCTTCAATCTGTAGAGACTTATCTTTATAGTGTGGATCGGCCGACGATTGCTCAGCACGTGCAGGAAGCGTCTTCTAATCAACATAAACTTGAACAACTAAGTGAATATGTCGGGTCGTTGTCAGGCCCGGGTGTTATTTATTTTCAAACTCGAAAATGGGCAGAGTCAGCATCTGATTATTTAAGACAGCAGGGACATAATGGAGTGAGCTATTATCATGGTGGAATGGTTCATGAAGACCGTTTATTGATTCAACAACAATTTATGAGTGGTAAGCTTCAGTTAATTTGCTGTACAAGTGCTTTTGGCATGGGTGTGAACAAATCTGATATTCGGTACGTCATTCATTTTCAACCGCCACTGGACCTTGAATCCTATTTGCAAGAGAGTGGACGAGCGGGTCGAGATGGGGAAAAGAGTATATCGATTGTTATGTACAGTCATGAAGACCTTATGTTATCGCATTCTATGATTCAAAAGGATACGCTGGATGAATTTCAGCTAAAAACAATCTTAACAGAGGTATCGAGGGGCAAAGTTTTAAGTGAACCTGAGGAGAGATCAATTTGTGCAGCTGTACATTGTTCAGATACAGCCTATCAGATCGTGAAACATGAGTTAGAAAACGCGGGGTATGTGTATAAAAACGATTGGAAAGCGTTTGTAGTGGAAGAGGTATATCCATTGATAAAAAGTAAACTTGATGAACATGTAAAAGTGATGGAAGAACGACTACAATCGATGTGGAAATGGATAAAAACAGAAGACTGCAAACGAGAAACGATCCTTCATTATTTTAGTGAAGAGTTGGAACATAAGCCGGACGCTTGTTGTACGTCGTGTGGGTTACGAATCAAGGATTCCTTTAAGCAGGAACCTATAGAGGAAACTACAAATGATGAAGCAATGAATTGGCGAGACCAGCTTGATCTCCTATTTTTAAAAGGCGTGAAACAATGAAAGAAGAGAATGTTAAAAATATAAAATATATGTCGACGAGAATTCTCTATCTTAACGCGTATCTGACGCAGGTCGTTCTTTTGCTACTTGCTGGAGCATTGATATGGGTTTTTAACATTCCTCTAGAACAAATGATTCGTTTACAGTCCGAAGTTCTGTTTTCAATGATAGGAATAGGTCTGCTTGTTGCAGGTATCGTCTTACTTTGCGAGTGGGTATTAACGAAAATTGTCTCTAAAGAGGCCCTGGATGACGGGGGCATCAATAAACTAATTTTTGGACGAATGTCCGTTATTCATATCTTGATTTTTTGTTTATTAGTAAGTGTAGTTGAAGAATTGTTATTCCGGGCGGTCATTCAAACGCTGATTGGTTTAGTGGGGGCAAGCTTGCTCTTTGCTATTATTCATGTGCGTTACTTAAGAAAACCTGTACTCTTCGGAGTAATGGTTACCGTTAGTTTTAGCTTGGGTTTGCTTTTTCAATGGACAAATCATTTAGTGGCACCAATCACCGCGCATTTTTTTATTAACTTTATTGCTGCGTTGTTTATTCGTTTTCCCTTAAAGAAATCAACAAGGAGTGAGATTCATTGAGTGCTGAGAGAAAAACGCGATCTGAAGAAGTGAATGAACAAATGTCAGAAACATTGCCTCCGCGAGCTGAAAGAAGAGAGCAGAGGCAACGCCAGAGAAAGAGTGCGACCTTTCCGTTAGCAAGGGTATTACTTGTTTTATTTTTAGGATTAGTTGGAATGGCAATCTTTTTAGGTTCGAGATAGTTCTAAAGCATGGCATTCATTTATATAGTAGATAGAAAAAGGGAGCTACTTGAATGAATGTTCAGCCTAACCTAAAGGACAACCCTGTAGCTAAACAAATTGTTGATGAGCTAATCAAACGAAAAACAAAACTTGATCAGTTTGAAAAAAGAAAAAATAAAGCAAGCCTTATTGTTTTACTACTAAGTCTTGTATTTGCTCTGTTTGGCGTGAGCTGGGGAGGGCATGGAATGCTGGGACTACCAGTATCCTTAAATGGATTCTTCGGCATCTTCCTAGCTATGTCAATGGGTATAGGATTATTCCGCATGGTTCATTTTAATAAGAAAACGGAAAAAGCAGATAAAGAATTCGAGGAATTACGGGAAGAATTTATTTCTCGGCAAGAAGAATTTTGGCAGGACGATCGAAATTGGAAAGAACGCCACAAGGTGTTTACACAGCTTCAGAATACGCATGATATTAATGTATTCTACCGTTAAAAGGGTGTTCATGAGAAATGCTTTTGACAAAAACTTCATTTATCAGCTAAACTAGAGATAGATGAGGTTAGGGAGTGATCAATCATGTCAATGAGTCAATTTTTGGCAGTCCTTGGGTTCGGTGGACTAGCCGTTTTACTTGCACTATTTATGGCAATTGGTTTACTGAAACTATCACAGAAATCAGATTAACCAGGTTGATACTCTTATGCAGGGTATCAGCTTTTTTTTAATCAGTTCTATACTTTGAAGGAGGCATACATATATGAGTACATTATTTGATCGTTTAGAAACGTTATATCCCGAGATGGTGGATATTAGAAGAAAACTACATGCTGAACCAGAGCTTTCCTTCCATGAAGTTAACACGCCTGCATTCATTGCAGACTATTTAGAAGAGCTTGGAGTTGAAGTAAAACGGAATGTTGGAGGACGTGGAGTTGTTGGTTATATTAAAGGCGAACTGCCAGGGAAAACAGTTGCACTGAGAGCCGATTTTGATGCGCTTCCGATTCAAGAAGATACAGGGTTGGACTTTTCATCTAAAACTCCTGGTGTGATGCATGCTTGTGGACATGATGGACATACGGCTACTTTACTTATTTGTGCAAAGGTGTTAATGGAAAACCGTGATCAATTAAAGGGAACGATTGTGCTGATCCATCAATTCGCTGAAGAGTTAGCTCCAGGTGGGGCCATTGCAATGATTAAAGATGGTTGCTTAGATGGTGTTGATGTGATTTATGGTACGCATCTATGGAATCCGATTCCCGTAGGTGAAGTAGGATATCTTGGTGGCCCAATCATGGCAGCGGCCGACCGCTTTGAAGTAACGATTCAAGGAAAAGGTGGCCATGGTGCATCACCACATGAAACGGTGGACGCGGTGGCTGTTGGATCCTCAGTTGTTCAAAATCTACAACATGTTGTTAGCAGACAGGTTGACCCTCTAAAGTCTGCTGTTGTCACAACCGCTTCTTTCCAAGCTGGTGGGCCTTTTAATGTGATCGCGGATACAGCAGAATTAATTGGAACTGTAAGAAGTTTTGATGAAGATGTTCAAGATTTAGTCATTGAGAAGATGGAACAAATGATTAAAGGCACGTGTGAAGCGATGGGAGCAACGTATTCATTTAAATATGTGAAGGGCTATCCAGCAGTTGTGAATGATGCAACAGAAACTGAACGATTTGCAGAGGTGGCCAAAGCCATTCATGATCCCAAAAAGGTTGTGGAGACGGCACCTGTTATGGGCGGCGAAGACTTCGCTTATTATTTGCGTGAAGTACCTGGTACATTCTTCTTTACGGGTTCTGGAAATCCTGATGTTGGAGCGGATTATCCACACCATCATCCAAAATTCACTTTTGATGAACAAGCTATGCTAACAGCAGGAAAGTTACTAATTCAAGCAGCGCTTACGTACCAAGAATAGACGTACATAAGCGGATGATTGGGCAAATAATCATCTGTAGTGTATATTGGTTATGAAAGAAAAGAGGCGAGACTAGTGGGTTGGTTTCCTTTCATAAGCGCAGCCGGATTACTCTCCATTCCGGTCTTAAAACAGATGCACGCAACGGCGCTTAGACATCGATTGATCAAACAGACCATTTATATGGATCGCTTACCAGAAGCATTTAATGATAGTAAGCTGTTTTTTATATCAGACATTCATCGACGAATCGTATCTCCTGATTTGCTTAAAGAAGTAGGGACGTGTGATTTCGTTATTATAGGAGGAGACTTACTTGAGAAAGGAGTCTCCTTAGAACAAGTGAAATCAAATCTACAAGCGTTAACTGCATGTGGACCCACCTATTTTGTGTGGGGAAATAATGATGTTGAGGTAGATGAAGAGACGTTTCGGTCCTTGCTCCAAGAAGTTGGTGTAACTGAATTAATGAACGAAGGCGTTGTGGTTGAAAGAGAGAATCAACGTCTTTTTCTTGCAGGTGGAGTAGAACCATTACGTAAAGGTCTGCATCAAAAGTTAATTGAACAGGCAGCAACATACTCATGCTCATTTTTTGTCTGTCATTTTCCTGAAGCTTTTAAGGAATTACCACCGGATCATCCATTCTCATTTTTATTAAGTGGGCATACGCATGGTGGTCAAATTCGTTTCATTGGATTAAGTCCAGCTCCAAAAGGTTATATAAAAAAAGTAAATGATGTTATTCAGTTGGTTAGTAACGGATACGGTACAAGCAAGTTGCCTTTGCGCTTAGGTGCATTACCAGAGACGCATTTATATACTTTGAAGGCTGGACCGACTACAATTGAACATCCGACTGTTTATGACGTTTGAGTCTATCACACAATGACTAAAGAGCTTGGGGGGTGTGAATATGACACCACGAGATGGGAAATATAATATAAAGGCAATCTCCACCAGATTAGGCATCCAACCAGGAACTCTACGTGCATGGGAACGTAGGTATAAGGTGATACAGCCTACTCGAAATGCTGCTGGTCATAGACTTTATTCGGAGCAACAATTACATGTTTTACACTGGCTCATCGAGAAAGTAAATCAAGGATTTACAATTGGACAAGCAGTTGAATGGTTTGAAATGGATAAAAAACAATCGAACCCAATGACTGTGCAAAAAGAAGAGGATTTCACCTATCAATTAGCTTGTGAAATGAAACAGGCCCTCTTACAATTTAATGAATATGAAGCGTCCCAATTGTTAAATAAAGCATTCAGTCTCTATAGCATTGAGAAAGTCGCACAAGACATTTTGGGTGTCATTTACCAAGATGTAAGAGCCTTAAAGGAAACAAATCAAATAACAGCCGCTCATGAATACGTAACGTCATCATTTGTTGAAACAAAAATTAAACATTTATTTCTTACATTACCGATTGATGGTCGTTTTCCAAAGGTTGTCACTTGGTTATATGGTAAAGAGAAGCAGAATAGCTTACAGTGGTTACTTTTCGCATTATTTTTAAGACAAAAAGGGATGGATGTTATTAACTTAGGAGAAGGAATCTCTTTTAATGACGTCGAA comes from the Alkalihalobacillus sp. FSL W8-0930 genome and includes:
- a CDS encoding CPBP family intramembrane glutamic endopeptidase — encoded protein: MKEENVKNIKYMSTRILYLNAYLTQVVLLLLAGALIWVFNIPLEQMIRLQSEVLFSMIGIGLLVAGIVLLCEWVLTKIVSKEALDDGGINKLIFGRMSVIHILIFCLLVSVVEELLFRAVIQTLIGLVGASLLFAIIHVRYLRKPVLFGVMVTVSFSLGLLFQWTNHLVAPITAHFFINFIAALFIRFPLKKSTRSEIH
- a CDS encoding M20 family metallopeptidase, which codes for MSTLFDRLETLYPEMVDIRRKLHAEPELSFHEVNTPAFIADYLEELGVEVKRNVGGRGVVGYIKGELPGKTVALRADFDALPIQEDTGLDFSSKTPGVMHACGHDGHTATLLICAKVLMENRDQLKGTIVLIHQFAEELAPGGAIAMIKDGCLDGVDVIYGTHLWNPIPVGEVGYLGGPIMAAADRFEVTIQGKGGHGASPHETVDAVAVGSSVVQNLQHVVSRQVDPLKSAVVTTASFQAGGPFNVIADTAELIGTVRSFDEDVQDLVIEKMEQMIKGTCEAMGATYSFKYVKGYPAVVNDATETERFAEVAKAIHDPKKVVETAPVMGGEDFAYYLREVPGTFFFTGSGNPDVGADYPHHHPKFTFDEQAMLTAGKLLIQAALTYQE
- a CDS encoding DUF2663 family protein produces the protein MNVQPNLKDNPVAKQIVDELIKRKTKLDQFEKRKNKASLIVLLLSLVFALFGVSWGGHGMLGLPVSLNGFFGIFLAMSMGIGLFRMVHFNKKTEKADKEFEELREEFISRQEEFWQDDRNWKERHKVFTQLQNTHDINVFYR
- a CDS encoding metallophosphoesterase; amino-acid sequence: MGWFPFISAAGLLSIPVLKQMHATALRHRLIKQTIYMDRLPEAFNDSKLFFISDIHRRIVSPDLLKEVGTCDFVIIGGDLLEKGVSLEQVKSNLQALTACGPTYFVWGNNDVEVDEETFRSLLQEVGVTELMNEGVVVERENQRLFLAGGVEPLRKGLHQKLIEQAATYSCSFFVCHFPEAFKELPPDHPFSFLLSGHTHGGQIRFIGLSPAPKGYIKKVNDVIQLVSNGYGTSKLPLRLGALPETHLYTLKAGPTTIEHPTVYDV
- a CDS encoding ATP-dependent DNA helicase RecQ, translating into MNLHKALYEWFGYSEFRMGQEEIIHSLLKGKDVLAMLPTGTGKSMCYQLPALMSDGLTLVISPLLSLMQDQVQELKSNGIKRVAALNSMTQSDERDEIFNQLDRYQLLYLSPEMLQSDWVIARINRVKVTYIVVDEAHCISHWGKSFRTDYRKLAPVRKKLGNPPCLAITATATKLVQVDIIQQLELQSVETYLYSVDRPTIAQHVQEASSNQHKLEQLSEYVGSLSGPGVIYFQTRKWAESASDYLRQQGHNGVSYYHGGMVHEDRLLIQQQFMSGKLQLICCTSAFGMGVNKSDIRYVIHFQPPLDLESYLQESGRAGRDGEKSISIVMYSHEDLMLSHSMIQKDTLDEFQLKTILTEVSRGKVLSEPEERSICAAVHCSDTAYQIVKHELENAGYVYKNDWKAFVVEEVYPLIKSKLDEHVKVMEERLQSMWKWIKTEDCKRETILHYFSEELEHKPDACCTSCGLRIKDSFKQEPIEETTNDEAMNWRDQLDLLFLKGVKQ
- a CDS encoding MerR family transcriptional regulator: MTPRDGKYNIKAISTRLGIQPGTLRAWERRYKVIQPTRNAAGHRLYSEQQLHVLHWLIEKVNQGFTIGQAVEWFEMDKKQSNPMTVQKEEDFTYQLACEMKQALLQFNEYEASQLLNKAFSLYSIEKVAQDILGVIYQDVRALKETNQITAAHEYVTSSFVETKIKHLFLTLPIDGRFPKVVTWLYGKEKQNSLQWLLFALFLRQKGMDVINLGEGISFNDVETMIREVKPAMCVTFYQSHDQIESVSSLNRTLEKLFPQMGLAIGGEKSLQDVDSDLSIGSSQVEWEEWLNHWVSSL